CCGCGCAGGGCGTGCTGAGTTCTTCGGGGTGGCGCAGCAACTGCCAAAAACGTTTCATAATTCTTCCTCCCTCATTCCCAGCTTTTGGGCCACGCTTTTGCGTTTAATTAAAATCCGCCCGAAAGGTTTCATCGCATCCAGCCGCCCGGCCTGTGCCAGTTCCTGCACGCGGCGCGGGCTAAGCCGCAAAATTTTGGCCGTTTCGGCCACCGTCAAAAATTGATTTTTCATAAAATTTCCTAATTAATTTTTTAAAGCGCGAAAAGTGAATATCCCCGCGGAAAATTGGTAAAATAAAACCGATAGTGCATACCGCTCTGCAAAAGCGTGGGGATTACCCTGTATGCCCTATCGGTTTGTGTGGTTGGATATCTGACGGGGGTGCCCCGCCAAAATTGTTTGCCGTATAAATCTGCCGTACTCTCCAACCACCCGCCGCGTTCCTTTGCAGCCGCGGCTATCATTTTTACAAGGATT
The DNA window shown above is from Elusimicrobium sp. An273 and carries:
- a CDS encoding helix-turn-helix domain-containing protein, with amino-acid sequence MKNQFLTVAETAKILRLSPRRVQELAQAGRLDAMKPFGRILIKRKSVAQKLGMREEEL